The following coding sequences are from one Pongo abelii isolate AG06213 chromosome 3, NHGRI_mPonAbe1-v2.0_pri, whole genome shotgun sequence window:
- the LOC100457432 gene encoding large ribosomal subunit protein eL21-like gives MTNTKGKRRGTQYMQYMFSRPFRKHGVVPLATYMRIYKKGDIVDIKGIDTVQKGMPHKCYHGKTGRVYNVTQHAVGIVVNKQVKGKILAKRINVRIEHIKHSKSRDIFLKRVKENDQKKKEAKEKGTWVQLKRQPAPPREAHFVRTNGKEPELLEPIPYEFMA, from the coding sequence ATGACgaacacaaagggaaagaggagaggcacccaatatatgcaatatatgttctctaggccttttagaaaacatggagttgttcctttggccacatatatgcgaatctataagaaaggtgatattgtagacatcaagggaatagatactgttcaaaaaggaatgccCCACAAGTGTTACCATGGCAAAACTGGAAGAGTCTACAATGTTACCCAGCATGCTGTTGGCATTGTTGTAAACAAACAAGTTAAGGGCAAGATTCTTGCCAAAAGAATTAATGTGCGTATTGAGCACATTAAGCACTCTAAGAGCCGAGATATCTTCCTGAAACGcgtgaaggaaaatgatcagaaaaagaaagaagccaaagagaaaggtaccTGGGTTCAACTAAAGCGCCAGCCTGCTCCACCCAGAGAAGCACACTTTGTGAGAACCAATGGgaaggagcctgagctgctggaaccTATTCCCTATGAATTCATGGCATAG